A single region of the Gossypium arboreum isolate Shixiya-1 chromosome 12, ASM2569848v2, whole genome shotgun sequence genome encodes:
- the LOC108477355 gene encoding protein CYCLOPS-like, whose amino-acid sequence MVNDGKEGSLPSDSLLKPGSSNKQSFESYQLPPSHRSYGEKSGMETEGRQFSDFYRNSSEELFIKSLMESPMGMPVPNMEMLGFKNLSQNFRADSEELFRSWLTNGENQGHNSSNIAHRTRQASRRLSTEMASLSSQQPTTLLQKKKSSDVLLLQNNSVGGETSGDLNQNSARTAGERGFQASNLYLAKAWFHSSQPMTRSRSSELRKRYAAMQNAQTSLGMEAVLNPYGNGVNKMKEELPDPDGFNDTTMSEIPNQLGTFMSPSNSSSSTFNALQTGNVDKVSSVVSMLKGTLERKKLGNQIEKEAVKDSSIVPNGTFNQGQGNHFHEIPGGFADLPLGQVTNPGVVQAVQGPMDLDLEAFVNPINTIQLSAVSREASQSESSAAAPVISSGLDACDGPSNSSQTLSICESTKKQAGNNWNSENGSKSKEFRERIIDNLKDDRKQRGGLVRYGSVTSADSVDRTDPTKKRRVERSRKMAEAKERNLTPPIPSDMQAVLKRCETLEKEVRSLKLNLSFMNRKDSEQTKQIEELQKQNEELTDEKERLLEEIERIISDSGNM is encoded by the exons ATGGTCAATGATGGGAAGGAGGGAAGCTTGCCAAGTGATTCTTTGCTAAAGCCAGGAAGTAGTAATAAGCAGAGTTTTGAGTCATATCAATTGCCTCCGAGCCACAGAAGTTACGGTGAAAAGAGTGGGATGGAGACAGAAGGGAGACAATTTTCAGATTTTTATAGGAACTCAAGTGAGGAGCTTTTTATAAAGTCATTGATGGAGAGTCCAATGGGGATGCCAGTTCCAAATATGGAGATGTTGGGGTTTAAGAATCTCTCTCAGAATTTTCGTGCTGATAGTGAGGAGCTTTTCAGAAGCTGGCTCACCAATGGAGAG AACCAGGGTCACAATTCTTCTAATATAGCACATCGTACTCGGCAAGCGTCGCGAAG ATTATCAACAGAGATGGCCAGTTTGTCGAGTCAACAGCCTACCACTTTGCTTCAAAAGAAAAAGAGCAGTGATGTATTACTTCTGCAAAATAATTCCGTTGGGGGAGAAACATCAGGGGACTTGAATCAAAATTCAGCCAG AACTGCTGGTGAAAGGGGATTTCAGGCTAGTAATTTATATTTGGCCAAG GCATGGTTTCATAGTtcacagcccatgacaagaagcaGATCTTCTGAATTAAG GAAGAGATATGCTGCCATGCAAAATGCTCAAACATCGCTTGGTATGGAGGCTGTACTCAATCCTTATGGAAATGGAGTCAACAAAATGAAAGAAGAATTACCGGATCCGGATGGTTTCAATGATACCACCATGTCTGAGATTCCTAATCAGTTGGGCACATTCATGTCTCCATCAAATTCATCCTCATCTACATTTAATGCACTCCAAACTGGAAATGTAGATAAAGTTTCTTCCGTTGTGAGCATGCTAAAGGGTACACTAGAACGTAAAAAGCTCGGCAACCAAATCGAGAAAGAAGCGGTCAAAGATAGTTCTATTGTGCCTAATGGCACCTTCAACCAAGGACAAGGGAATCATTTTCATGAAATTCCAGGGGGTTTCGCAGACTTACCCCTTGGCCAAGTAACAAATCCCGGGGTTGTACAAGCTGTTCAGGGGCCTATGGATCTTGACTTGGAAGCTTTTGTAAATCCCATAAACACAATTCAGTTGAGCGCAGTTTCTCGAGAAGCTTCTCAAAGCGAATCCTCGGCTGCTGCACCGGTGATTTCATCTGGTTTGGATGCATGTGATGGCCCGAGCAACTCAAGTCAAACCTTAAGCATATGTGAAAGCACAAAGAAACAAGCTGGAAACAACTGGAACTCAGAAAATGGCTCTAAATCTAAAG AATTCAGAGAAAGGATAATTGACAACTTGAAAGATGATCGGAAG CAAAGGGGAGGCCTAGTTCGCTACGGGTCTGTAACATCAGCAGATTCAG TGGACAGGACAGACCCTACAAAAAAACGAAGAGTGGAAAGGTCAAGAAA GATGGCAGAGGCAAAAGAAAGGAATTTGACCCCACCAATCCCATCCGACATGCAAGCAGTCTTAAAGCGTTGTGAAACTCTTGAGAAGGAAGTGCGTTCACTCAAGCTTAATTTGTCTTTCATGAACAG AAAGGACTCGGAACAAACAAAGCAGATAGAAGAATTGCAGAAGCAGAACGAGGAGTTGACAGATGAAAAGGAGCGGCTCTTAGAAGAGATTGAACGGATCATTTCGGATTCAGGCAACATGTAA
- the LOC108477713 gene encoding protein BOBBER 1-like — protein sequence MEVDDGNESKPSASPVAFSSVFDPSNRIGFFKSAFAFASQMAADIFDDNQEDKMENKILSLLDDIKKRKREKKDESEEEEDAENKRLRTSEADTKKPSHDDPSPPNKNNGLDMKNYSWSQTLGDVMVQVPVPFGTKKKVVICDIKNTSLRVGVKGQPLLIDGELFQAVKVCESYWILEDNETVTILLSKCNPWEWWKSVVKGDRGIDTSRCEPGLRRLDGLGYEAERHMRKLLFDYGQKCKGLPTSDNCPEVLQKFIVHHPYLNLPQSE from the coding sequence ATGGAAGTCGATGATGGAAACGAGTCGAAACCCTCCGCCTCGCCAGTGGCTTTCAGTTCAGTTTTCGACCCTTCCAATCGTATAGGGTTTTTCAAATCTGCGTTCGCCTTCGCATCTCAGATGGCTGCAGATATCTTCGACGACAATCAAGAAGATAAGATGGAGAACAAAATCTTGTCACTTCTTGATGATATCAAGAAAAGAAAACGGGAAAAGAAAGATGAatcagaagaagaagaagatgctGAGAACAAGAGATTGAGAACATCGGAAGCAGATACTAAAAAGCCATCCCATGACGATCCGTCGCCGCCGAACAAAAACAATGGTCTTGACATGAAGAACTATTCATGGTCGCAAACTCTAGGAGACGTCATGGTTCAGGTCCCAGTTCCTTTCGGAACCAAAAAGAAAGTCGTAATATGCGATATCAAGAACACGTCTCTACGAGTGGGGGTTAAGGGTCAGCCGTTGTTGATCGACGGCGAGTTATTCCAGGCGGTGAAAGTTTGTGAGAGTTATTGGATACTGGAAGATAATGAAACAGTTACCATTCTGTTATCGAAGTGTAATCCGTGGGAATGGTGGAAATCAGTGGTGAAAGGTGATCGAGGGATTGATACTAGCCGATGTGAACCGGGACTGAGACGGTTGGATGGCTTGGGCTACGAAGCGGAACGTCACATGAGAAAGCTGTTGTTTGATTATGGGCAGAAGTGTAAGGGACTCCCAACAAGCGATAATTGCCCGGAGGTGCTCCAGAAATTCATTGTTCACCATCCATATTTGAACCTTCCACAAAGTGAATGA